A window of Candidatus Nitrospira allomarina genomic DNA:
GGTTCCGTCGGTCCACCCCTGACCAGTGTTGAGGTGCGAATCGATCAGCCGAACGAAGAAGGAATAGGAGAAGTGGTGGTACGAGGGCCTAATGTGATGAAGGGGTATGACCAAGCACCGGCTGAAACGGCAGAGGCTATTCGTGATGGCTGGTTTTTTACCGGAGATCTGGGCTATCTAGACTCAGACGGATACCTCTTTCTCACCGGAAGGATCAAGGAACTGATCGTCACACCTGGAGGAAAAAACATTCTTCCCGAAGAATTGGAAGAGGCGTACCAACAGAATCCGGCGATTACCGAACTCTGTATCCTTGGACTCCCCCGCGCTGGTGAGGAAGGCGAACATCTTCATGCCGTGGTCGTCCCAAATTTTGATTATTTACGAGAACACCAAATTCATGATTCCGCGACCTATATCAAAGATGCCCTGAATAGTGTCGCCGCAACCCTTCCCTCCTACAAACGGATCAGTGGTGTAACCTTTATCAAAGATCCCCTCCCACGCACGCGCTTAGGGAAAATCCAGCGTCATCTTGTTCGTGCCATGACGCAATCTAAGCAGACTGCCGTTGAACCCGCACCGGGCCAAGAACCTGAGACCGACCAGGAGATTCGCCAAACACCCATCGGCCAAGCGGTTATCCAAACGCTTGTCGGGCTGGTTTCAGCCGACCGCGCCCTACGATTGGACGACCACCTGGATCTGGACTTGGGATTCGACTCCTTGAAACGCGTTGAATTTCAAGCAGCCCTCGAAAGCCGTTTGGGAGCGGTCCCGGAAACGTTCATGGGAGAAGTCGTTACAGTGCGTGATGTCATAACCAAGCTCATGGCCCTTCAGCAAATTCCCGTTGAGGACACAGAAACCACCTCATCCTGGCATCAGATCTTCCAAACCCCACTCCCTCCAGCCCTAAAAAAGACAGTCCTCGCTCGGCTTTCCCCAGGGAATAAAATCATCGGGCAGATAGGCATGGCTATTGTCGGAAACCTCTCCCGTATAGCCTTCCCATTGACCGTCAAAGGCATCACACATGTGCCCAAGGAGGGACCTTTTATCCTGGCGGCCAACCACCTGAGTTTTGTTGATCCCTTTATTATTTTGGCGACCGTGTCACCATCCACCTTTACGCAACTCTACACTCTTGGCTGGGAACCGTTTTTTCGATCACCGTTTCGTCGATGGGTCGCGCGCGTGGGTCATGTGATTCCCGTGGGACCGGAGACGCCTCTGGTCAATGTCCTCAAGGCCTCAGTCGCCCTTCTCCGGAACGGGAAAAGTCTCCTGATTTTCCCGGAAGGGGAACGGAGCCTTGATGGGCAGCTCCTTCCATTCAAGAAAGGTCTCGGGGTTCTTGCCTGTGAATTACACATCCCCATTATCCCGGTCAAAATCGAAGGAAGTTTTCAGGTCTGGCCCCCCGATGCCAAGACACCTCAACGTCATCCCATATCCCTCACCTTTGGGGAAGGGCAAACCTTTACCCCATCCATGGTTGAAACATGGACAACCAGAGGGGAAGACCCCTATTTAGCTGCGACGCAGTTAATCCGTGAGGCAGTGGCCTCTCTCTAATCGAAACAGGCAAGGTTATCCGGAGGGTCAGTCAACGCACATCCTGAACCACCCGGCTATTATGAGAGTTCTTTGAGAAACTCCAATGGTCGCATTTTGCGGGGTTAAAGACATTTCAAAAATCTGGCGTTTGGTTTGGGGCAAACAATGATGTTAACTGAAATTTCACAAATGGGATTGATTTAAATGTTCGAAAGATGCCGGGCTTCGGCCAGGCAGCCGAGGTTTTGCCTCATGCGTCGAGGAGTGCAACCTTTATTGTGTAGGCAAAAGGACCCGAACCCAATGACGCCCCGACCCGGCTCATCAAATTAGGCGGACGCAAGCCACGGAAGAGCATTTAACTCGCTGAGCTCAGACAGGGCTCGGCGAGTTTCGAGAGCGCCCACCCTGTGGGCCGGGCGGAGGGGGTCCGCCTGTGAGGGACGAGGGAGCTACGCAACCAAGAAGTCTTTGGAAAATTTTATAAAATAAGAGGAAGGCCTTTTGAAGATTTGTTGATTCTTTTACTGGAGATTCGTTGCGTGATAGAAGTTTAAAAAACTGTCATGTTGGGTATTACGAGGCCTCTGTAAACTACAATATCCTTCAAAACAAAAGTTGAAAGATTTCTTCCTATGGTCCAAATGACCTTGTGGTCTTTTTCAGAGGATCATGAATCAAGAACCTCCCGAAGAGCCCACGCGAGATCCTTGATCAACAGCGGCTTTAAAAGAAAAGCCCGTATCCCCATGGCTTTGGCCTTTTCCGATGTCATACTGTGACTAAACCCCGTACACAGGATAATAGGCACGTCGGGTCTAAGTTCTAACAATTGACGCGCCAGAGCTTCCCCGGTGATATGCGGCATCGTTTGATCGGTCACCACCGCATCAAATCGAAAGGGATCGGCCCGAAAGGCTTCCAGAGCTTCAACGCTACTCGTACGCACCATAACCTCATACCCCAACCCCTTCATTGCCTCCTCCCCAAGCCTGGCAAGGGGCTCTTCATCTTCCACAAAAAGAATATGCCCTCGGCCCATAAACACATCTTGTGACAATGGAAGATTTTCCTTTGGATAATGGGCCGCCTCCATCTCCGGAAAATAAATGCTAAAAATAGTTCCCTGTCCGGGTTCACTCTCCACCTTAATTACACCCCCATAACTGATGACGATTCCATGGACTACGGCCAAGCCCATTCCCGTCCCTTCACCGACCCTTTTCGTGGTAAAGAAGGGATCAAAGATGCGTTGGAGGACATCCGGAGTCATACCCGTTCCAGTATCTCGAACAGTCAGGCATACATAGGCACCTCCCTTTAGGTCAGGAGCTGCGCCGATCCCATCAGGTTCACCAATCACACGCTCCAACTTCAATTCAAGAAGACCTCCGCTTCCCCGCATCGCATATTCGGCATTGGCACACAGGTTCATCAACACCTGATGCATTTGGATGGGATCTCCTAATATGATCGAGGTCGCCTCAGTGAAATGTTGACGAATGTCGATGGTCGCCGGGAACGTGGCACGAAGGAATTTGCCAACCTCCTTGACCAACACTTGAAGGTCAAGCGGCTGCTGCATTTGCTCGGTTTGTCGACTAAATGTCAAAATTTGTTGCACCAATTCCTTGGCGCGCTGCCCGGCTACCAACACCTCATCAAGATTCTTTTGTGCCCTGTCATTGTCCCTGGCACTCTGTTTGGCAAGTTCCGTATAGCCAATGATCGCCATAAGAATGTTATTGAAATCATGGGCAATACCGCCTGCCAAGGTCCCAATAGCCTCCATTTTTTGAGATTGGCGAACCTGATTTTCCAACTGTTTCAATTGAGTGATATCCGTGTTGGATCCAAACCATTTCACCACCTGCCCCTCTGGATTAAAAACAGGAAGAGCCCGCCCGAGATGCCATCGGTAGGCATGGTCTGACCCCCGCAGTAGGCGAAATTCGATTTCGTAGGGTTGGTTGGTTTCACGTGCCCGGTCCCAGCAATCCAGACATCCAGGCAGATCATCCGGATGCAGAAACCGCTGCCACCCATGACCGATCATCTCCTCAAAGGATGAGCCGAAATACTCGAGAACCCGTCGATTGACATAATCTAAAGTCCCATCTGGGCGTGCCGTCCATACCTGCTGAGGAATCGCTTCACTCAAGAGTCTGAAACGTTCTTCACTCTCCTGGAGTACCGTCTCTGCCTGCTTCGTCTGAGTAATATTAAAGATGACTCCACGCAATTTCACAGGCTGATCATGTTCCACCACCACGGTCACCAGGTCCCTCAGCCAGATCACCTCCCCGTTCTTCTTAAAAAATCGGTATTCTAATTCATGGTTTTCTTTCCTGAGAGTGGCTTCCCGGCAAAAATCCATCACCCGGCTTTTATCAGCTTCATGAAGCCGACCCCAGAAAAAATCGGAATTCTCTAACCATTCATTTACAGGGTACCCTAACAAACGCTCGGCCTGTTGACTCACAAAGGTAAGCCGATAAGAAGGGAACTCACACTCCCATACAATCCCCTCCAGTGAATCGACTAATGTCAAAAAATCCTCTCTCGATTTATTAATGGCTTCTTCCGTTTGTTTGCGCTCGGTAATATCTCGAAAGGTGACGACGGCTCCGGTCAGATTCCCATCCTGCCAAATGGGCGTGCTGGTATAATCCACCGGGAAACTGGTGCCGTTTTTGCGCCACAAGACTTCATCTTCTACCTGCCGAAAAACCCCGTCAGAATAGACCGCATACATTGGGCAGTCTTCACTGGGATAAGGAGAACCATCGGATTTGGAATGATGGACGGTTCCATGCATAAAGGATCCAATAAGCTCCTGGGGCGCATACCCCAACATTTTTGCCCCAGCCGGATTGACAAAGGTTGTCCGACCTTGTAGATCCAATCCATAGATCCCGTCACCAGCCGAGGACAGGATCAGTTCGTTCTGACGTGACAACTGCTGAGCCTGCTCCTCTGACTTTTTCCGTTCCGTAATATCATGTGTGACCGCCAAATGTTCGATTTCATTCGTGATGGGGTTCTTGAATGGCACCGCATACGTTTCTATCCAACTTCTGGTGCCTTTGAGGCTCTGAACCTCAAATTGAAGGGTCTGTTTCTTCCCCTGTATTACCTCGTGATGCATCCGCTTAAAGGCATCCAGATACTCAGGCACGACGAGGTCAAAGACAGAACGTCCAAGCACATCATCGGCATTTGTCGCTTCAATTAAATCCAACCCCGCAGGATTAATGTGGAGCAGAGTCCCATCGGCGGCAACCCGTTTAATGCAACCCGGCCCCATTTCAAAAATAAGGTGTAATAAGGTTTCACGTTCTGTCCGTTTCAATTCCGCCTGCTTCTGCTCAGTAATATCCTCCGAAATTCCCAAAAGATATTGAGGGATTCCCTGACCATCTAAGATCGGAATTTTTTTGGTATGCAGATACCGTGTCCCATGAAATCGGGTGTGAATGACTTCATCCGGGATATCAATCAGGGTTTGACCTAGTAAGACTTCTCGATCCTTCCTGGTATAAAAATCTGCTTCCGATTTGGGAAACAAATCGTAGTCGGTTTTCCCGATCATCGCTTCCTTGGAATAGCCAATGAGCTTTTCTCCGGCTTGATTAAAGCGGATAAAGCGGAGATCTTTGGCATCTTTCACGAAAATCATATGCGGGAGATTATCCACAATGGAGGTCAAAAACCGTTGACTGTCCTGCAAATGGATCTCTGCCTGTTTTCGGGTGGTGATATCTTGAACGATGCCAAGCATTCGTTGGTGGAGACCATCCTGATCTTTAACAACCTGCCCCTTGCAGGCGATCCACCGGACCTCCCCGGTTGGCCACACGATTCGATGCTCGACTTCATAAGGCACCCCGTTCTCCAACGTTTTTCCAATGATTTCTTTAAGCATCGAGCGATCATCAGGATGAATGCAGTTTTCGTAAGCCTCAAATGTTTCATCAAGCATCCCGTGCGCTAACCCGAAGAGCCCGGCCACTTCCTCCGACCAGATAAGATGGCCGGTCGGAATATGCCAATCCCATATCCCCATATTTCCCGCCTTCAAGGCCAACGTCAGCCGTTGCTCACTTTCGGAAAGCAAAGCTTGCGTGCGTTCCTGTTCGAGCTGTCGTTTCGATTCACTGGAGGTGAGCGCCTCTTCCGCCTGTGCGGCCTTCCAAGTCAAATCCTTGGCCGCAACCGCGCGATGCACCATCTCAACCACCTCTTGCCGGTCATAGGGTTTGATCAAGTGTGCAAATGCATGATGTTGCAGAGTGAGGATTTTTTCCTTTTGATCGCCATGCGCCGTAAGAATGACCACAGGAAGGGTGGGATCTAGGCCATACAGCCGTTGAAGGACAATTAGCCCATCAAGGTCAGGCAGACCTAAATCCAGGATAACCGCACTATAGGAATGAACCGGGGACACCCGACGTAACGCTTCGCTTCCGGTCTCCACGGTCTCAACCCGATACCCTTCACTTTCCAGCAGATCACTCAAAGCCAGACAAATGTCCACCTCGTCATCCACAACAAGGATAGTGGGTGTGGTGGTTCTCACAGCCTCCATCTTTCTCCCTTTGCTTTCCTCATTTTCTGCCAAAATGGCCTTCAGTAGAGAAGCTTGGCCGGAATCGTGGAAGTATTGTACGCCATTTAAATGAAGGGTCAAACCCAATGGCTCTATCAGGGATTTAAAAGATTTGTGAGTTTCCCAATCCATGAATATGAGTGAAACCCTTGAACATCAACAAAACCAACGGTCTGGCAACCTTTGGCACCGGCTGAGAATGACAGGCAGAGACCAGGGGGAGGCGAATTGGGCCAGAATTTACGGGAGGTCATGATTGTGGATGCGTTTTTTTTGAGGACCAACTTGCCGATGCAGGAGGCACTCTTTGCCCAACGCCCCTCTCAAGGTTCCCAAACATTCACAAATCTTCCGAAATTTTATAGATTTTTACTTGTTTTAGTGACGGCACGAAACTTGAGATGGGCTATATATGCTTTTGATAATCAACAACAATGCCAGGCAGAAAGCGAGGGCACTATGACAACGCGGAGGGCAAGGTGACCACGACGTTTGGCCTGTGGGAGTTTTTGAGCCGTGACGTGACCTTCCTGGGCGGCCCCCACAGCCCCATGCTGAGTTGGCTGGGATCTGTCGGGATTGTAGTATTTTTTCTGTGGCACATTCTCAAAATGCGAAAGGAAACGGCTTCGGTTCGTCTGGCGTTCAATCGAATACGCCCCATGTTGGAGGCACTTGCCAACGAACGAAAGGAAATCGATCGCAACCGCTTCACGCATCATCCGGTAAAGGGGTTCTCAACCCATGTGGACCGGGCGGCATCCACTTCGAGCCGGCTGGACAGTGAAGACATCCACACGCTCGACTCGGGAATGCAACAGGAACCCATCTTTCGCGACCCATGGGCGCAATACCGAATGACACTCATTCTTGAACAAGTCCCGTGGTTTGTCGACCCGCGGATATTCAGCACAAAACGCGCCGCAGAGGTGTTTACTCACGAAGCCCTCATTGCCAAACATGTGAATCTGCCGTTCTATCGTCAATTGCCTTCATTCATCACGGGTCTCGGGTTACTGCTGACATTTCTCGCCTTGTTTATCGGCCTTGGCAAGCTACATGCCGAGGGAAGTGAGATTGTCGGCATTCAGGGGCTGATAAACGGGCTGG
This region includes:
- a CDS encoding AMP-binding protein translates to MQVPPIGPTNLPDSIPEAFFALSAIASDHVVMQIKEGEGYRQYTYGEVSRLIRGLASSLHEHGFGPGHRVALVAENRPEWVIAHLSILTVGATAVPLDIQMPQEQLLSFLTTSNSRLVFVSSKTVPLIQGLPTTITVVNMDPPTKSPHLPMKDLISQGQQKPFVDRQVNPDDVASLLYTSGTTKKPKGVLLTHRNFMANAKDIMRKDLAGPEDNFLVMLPLHHAYPFMIAYLVPILLGARMTFLSSLKGPDLVQCIHETGITIAVGVPQIFSMIRRSIFEELGRRPAFVRPLITLLLGLSDFVRTHTRWNPGRRIFTPVHRGFGSSLRLLCCGGAKLDPQISKDLGSLGFTIREGYGLTETAPVIAFSSLSRLKPGSVGPPLTSVEVRIDQPNEEGIGEVVVRGPNVMKGYDQAPAETAEAIRDGWFFTGDLGYLDSDGYLFLTGRIKELIVTPGGKNILPEELEEAYQQNPAITELCILGLPRAGEEGEHLHAVVVPNFDYLREHQIHDSATYIKDALNSVAATLPSYKRISGVTFIKDPLPRTRLGKIQRHLVRAMTQSKQTAVEPAPGQEPETDQEIRQTPIGQAVIQTLVGLVSADRALRLDDHLDLDLGFDSLKRVEFQAALESRLGAVPETFMGEVVTVRDVITKLMALQQIPVEDTETTSSWHQIFQTPLPPALKKTVLARLSPGNKIIGQIGMAIVGNLSRIAFPLTVKGITHVPKEGPFILAANHLSFVDPFIILATVSPSTFTQLYTLGWEPFFRSPFRRWVARVGHVIPVGPETPLVNVLKASVALLRNGKSLLIFPEGERSLDGQLLPFKKGLGVLACELHIPIIPVKIEGSFQVWPPDAKTPQRHPISLTFGEGQTFTPSMVETWTTRGEDPYLAATQLIREAVASL
- a CDS encoding PAS domain S-box protein, which translates into the protein MRTTTPTILVVDDEVDICLALSDLLESEGYRVETVETGSEALRRVSPVHSYSAVILDLGLPDLDGLIVLQRLYGLDPTLPVVILTAHGDQKEKILTLQHHAFAHLIKPYDRQEVVEMVHRAVAAKDLTWKAAQAEEALTSSESKRQLEQERTQALLSESEQRLTLALKAGNMGIWDWHIPTGHLIWSEEVAGLFGLAHGMLDETFEAYENCIHPDDRSMLKEIIGKTLENGVPYEVEHRIVWPTGEVRWIACKGQVVKDQDGLHQRMLGIVQDITTRKQAEIHLQDSQRFLTSIVDNLPHMIFVKDAKDLRFIRFNQAGEKLIGYSKEAMIGKTDYDLFPKSEADFYTRKDREVLLGQTLIDIPDEVIHTRFHGTRYLHTKKIPILDGQGIPQYLLGISEDITEQKQAELKRTERETLLHLIFEMGPGCIKRVAADGTLLHINPAGLDLIEATNADDVLGRSVFDLVVPEYLDAFKRMHHEVIQGKKQTLQFEVQSLKGTRSWIETYAVPFKNPITNEIEHLAVTHDITERKKSEEQAQQLSRQNELILSSAGDGIYGLDLQGRTTFVNPAGAKMLGYAPQELIGSFMHGTVHHSKSDGSPYPSEDCPMYAVYSDGVFRQVEDEVLWRKNGTSFPVDYTSTPIWQDGNLTGAVVTFRDITERKQTEEAINKSREDFLTLVDSLEGIVWECEFPSYRLTFVSQQAERLLGYPVNEWLENSDFFWGRLHEADKSRVMDFCREATLRKENHELEYRFFKKNGEVIWLRDLVTVVVEHDQPVKLRGVIFNITQTKQAETVLQESEERFRLLSEAIPQQVWTARPDGTLDYVNRRVLEYFGSSFEEMIGHGWQRFLHPDDLPGCLDCWDRARETNQPYEIEFRLLRGSDHAYRWHLGRALPVFNPEGQVVKWFGSNTDITQLKQLENQVRQSQKMEAIGTLAGGIAHDFNNILMAIIGYTELAKQSARDNDRAQKNLDEVLVAGQRAKELVQQILTFSRQTEQMQQPLDLQVLVKEVGKFLRATFPATIDIRQHFTEATSIILGDPIQMHQVLMNLCANAEYAMRGSGGLLELKLERVIGEPDGIGAAPDLKGGAYVCLTVRDTGTGMTPDVLQRIFDPFFTTKRVGEGTGMGLAVVHGIVISYGGVIKVESEPGQGTIFSIYFPEMEAAHYPKENLPLSQDVFMGRGHILFVEDEEPLARLGEEAMKGLGYEVMVRTSSVEALEAFRADPFRFDAVVTDQTMPHITGEALARQLLELRPDVPIILCTGFSHSMTSEKAKAMGIRAFLLKPLLIKDLAWALREVLDS